In Novosphingobium resinovorum, the following are encoded in one genomic region:
- a CDS encoding alpha/beta fold hydrolase, with the protein MIPTIDTAPVNFKRGYSSCFLGQLHYREHGEGEPVLCLHQAPQSSGMFDTVLPMLGEHFRAICMDTIGYGMSDLPGRLVEPEEYARTIVEFLDDLGLTDPISVIGVHTGAYFATQLAAQYPERVKKFVLSGPVLLHPDEGVVPMRAPATIAEEDGSHLTRLWQLRWKNVSPVNNLKAFEKLYVAALTAGENAQASYYAASKLDTLKQLRFDVTVPGFIVWGDKDLSAPGIMKCLHFLEGKVPDYRIEGGTLDTIEEFPEEWTEACVRFLKEG; encoded by the coding sequence ATGATCCCGACCATCGATACCGCGCCCGTCAACTTCAAGCGCGGCTATTCCAGCTGCTTCCTCGGCCAGCTCCACTACCGCGAGCATGGCGAGGGCGAGCCGGTCCTGTGTCTCCACCAGGCCCCGCAGTCGAGCGGCATGTTCGACACCGTGCTGCCGATGCTGGGCGAGCACTTCCGCGCGATCTGCATGGACACCATCGGCTACGGCATGTCCGACCTGCCCGGCCGCCTCGTCGAGCCCGAGGAATATGCCCGCACCATCGTCGAATTCCTCGACGACTTGGGACTGACCGATCCGATCTCGGTAATCGGCGTCCACACCGGCGCCTACTTCGCCACCCAGCTGGCGGCGCAGTATCCGGAGCGCGTCAAGAAGTTCGTCCTCTCCGGCCCGGTGCTGCTCCACCCGGACGAGGGCGTGGTGCCGATGCGCGCGCCCGCGACCATCGCCGAGGAGGACGGCAGCCACCTGACCCGCCTGTGGCAGCTGCGCTGGAAGAACGTTTCGCCGGTGAACAACCTCAAGGCGTTCGAGAAGCTCTACGTCGCCGCCCTCACCGCCGGGGAGAACGCGCAGGCATCGTATTACGCGGCCAGCAAGCTCGACACGCTCAAGCAGTTGCGCTTCGACGTGACGGTGCCGGGCTTCATCGTCTGGGGCGACAAGGACCTCTCCGCGCCGGGCATCATGAAGTGCCTGCATTTCCTGGAAGGCAAGGTGCCCGACTACCGGATCGAGGGCGGCACGCTCGACACCATAGAGGAGTTCCCGGAGGAGTGGACCGAAGCCTGCGTCCGCTTCCTCAAGGAAGGCTGA
- a CDS encoding class I SAM-dependent methyltransferase: protein MSRPSIGTLRGAASLDDESYVDFVEGMRAFNLSRMVPRLVQSGDAIGAGMAAQSPRPRVQDLFTALDHVPAAQMARRMMRSTQMMMWRGTGDTYRRIAGELEDWLKQAEAAAPHLLRIDPAFAYPDYFRAQDIHLQPGNYHDDALAGFVFHYGSKVFFTGGNDDDRLHNVMAAWCPIDGSPQRIVDLGCGVGQSTTAFKLRFPEAEVHGIDLAAPMLRYGHARARELGIEVHFTQGDAAALDFADNSVDAALAMILFHELPPEVAEGVVKEAARILKPGGTFTIIDFPHIAAEELSGRHCMRLFDSWYNGEPYAPAFVHSDFTALLKAHFGDVDPDYRPAATSTGALQIRVCRKTA, encoded by the coding sequence GTGAGCCGCCCGTCCATCGGCACCCTGCGCGGCGCGGCCAGCCTCGACGATGAGAGCTACGTCGATTTCGTCGAGGGAATGCGCGCCTTCAACCTTTCGCGCATGGTCCCGCGCCTCGTCCAGTCGGGCGATGCGATCGGCGCCGGGATGGCCGCGCAGTCGCCCCGGCCGCGCGTGCAGGACCTGTTCACCGCGCTCGACCACGTGCCCGCCGCACAGATGGCGCGGCGGATGATGCGCTCGACCCAGATGATGATGTGGCGCGGCACCGGCGACACCTATCGCCGCATCGCGGGCGAACTGGAGGACTGGCTGAAGCAGGCCGAGGCCGCCGCCCCCCACCTGCTGCGCATCGACCCGGCCTTCGCCTATCCCGACTACTTCCGGGCGCAGGACATCCACCTGCAGCCGGGCAACTACCACGACGACGCGCTCGCCGGGTTCGTGTTCCACTACGGCTCCAAGGTGTTCTTCACCGGCGGCAACGACGACGACCGCCTGCACAACGTCATGGCCGCATGGTGCCCGATCGACGGCTCTCCGCAGCGCATCGTCGATCTTGGCTGCGGCGTCGGCCAGTCCACCACCGCCTTCAAGCTGCGCTTCCCCGAAGCCGAGGTCCACGGCATCGACCTTGCTGCGCCGATGCTGCGCTACGGCCATGCCCGGGCGCGGGAACTGGGGATCGAGGTCCACTTCACGCAGGGCGACGCCGCCGCGCTCGATTTCGCCGACAACAGCGTCGACGCGGCGCTGGCGATGATCCTGTTCCACGAACTGCCGCCCGAAGTGGCCGAAGGCGTCGTGAAAGAGGCCGCGCGCATCCTGAAGCCGGGCGGCACCTTCACCATCATCGACTTCCCGCACATCGCGGCCGAAGAACTCAGCGGCCGCCACTGCATGCGCCTGTTCGACAGCTGGTACAACGGCGAGCCCTACGCCCCCGCCTTCGTCCATTCCGACTTCACCGCGCTGCTGAAAGCGCACTTCGGCGACGTCGATCCCGACTACCGCCCTGCCGCCACCTCCACCGGAGCGCTGCAGATCCGCGTCTGCAGGAAAACCGCATGA
- a CDS encoding nitrilase-related carbon-nitrogen hydrolase, with protein sequence MLRVATAQFETGKDTDRVLADILRLADEAAAGGARLVHFQECCNYPTSYTDREHAWREAVTLEGPLVSAIRAKAREHGLFIGFNAAVRGPFPKAWMVNHLIGPDGEYIGSNKKQVLMWIERDAFFPSDEDGRVYDTEIGRIGMISCMDGLVPETSRTMACLGADIVLNSLCSNGVDEANLHIPARAAENGYFMISANRVGDMVKGQDLQDLIDAAGMTRDFVKGAGESQVVGPDGMPLARATHDDIGLVFADIDLSTLEREDRMARRRPELYTLMGEDNAALAALAEDRAPAGKVALTTIVPGGATFDERLAQAREMIASAPAGLAVLPEFFAWDLGDDTRLDEATAALIKAAAEARTYLVAGLPGREHGKRVNRAVLFGPEGVIGEYGQIHADPGSNDMALGDDLPVFDLPFGRLGLLLGEDLLFPEAARVLARKGTDLIACPTAWREDWHHELMLTARSAENHVTIVSAGRSDSLCAKPGTVCTTPPEYRFPQTKEVNAPDRHMAPSLTGAFTVEVDLAPNRDKRLMGATDLIMDTRPELYGAILALRESVPA encoded by the coding sequence ATGCTACGGGTAGCTACAGCACAGTTCGAAACCGGCAAGGACACCGACCGCGTTCTTGCCGACATCCTTCGCCTTGCCGACGAGGCGGCGGCGGGCGGGGCCAGGCTGGTGCACTTCCAGGAGTGCTGCAACTACCCCACCTCCTACACCGACCGCGAACACGCATGGCGCGAGGCCGTTACCCTCGAAGGTCCGCTGGTCTCGGCGATCCGTGCCAAGGCGCGCGAGCATGGCCTGTTCATCGGCTTCAACGCCGCCGTGCGCGGGCCATTCCCCAAGGCATGGATGGTCAACCACCTGATCGGCCCAGACGGGGAATACATCGGCTCCAACAAGAAGCAGGTGCTGATGTGGATCGAGCGCGACGCGTTCTTCCCCTCGGACGAGGACGGGCGCGTCTACGACACCGAAATCGGGCGCATCGGCATGATATCCTGCATGGACGGGCTGGTGCCGGAAACCTCGCGCACGATGGCGTGCCTGGGGGCGGACATCGTGCTCAACTCGCTGTGCTCGAACGGGGTGGATGAGGCGAACCTGCACATCCCGGCGCGCGCGGCCGAAAACGGCTATTTCATGATCTCCGCCAACCGGGTGGGGGACATGGTCAAGGGGCAGGACCTGCAGGACCTGATCGACGCCGCAGGCATGACCCGCGACTTCGTGAAGGGCGCAGGGGAAAGCCAGGTGGTCGGCCCGGACGGCATGCCGCTGGCCCGCGCGACGCATGACGACATCGGGCTGGTGTTCGCCGACATCGACCTGTCGACGCTGGAACGCGAAGACCGCATGGCGCGGCGGCGGCCCGAACTCTACACGCTGATGGGCGAGGACAACGCCGCGCTGGCGGCGCTCGCCGAAGACCGCGCGCCAGCGGGGAAAGTCGCGCTGACGACCATCGTGCCCGGCGGCGCGACGTTCGACGAACGGCTGGCGCAAGCCCGCGAAATGATCGCCTCGGCCCCGGCCGGACTAGCGGTGCTCCCCGAATTCTTCGCGTGGGATCTCGGGGACGACACCCGCCTGGACGAAGCAACCGCAGCCCTCATCAAAGCCGCCGCCGAAGCCCGGACCTACCTCGTCGCCGGTCTGCCGGGGCGCGAGCATGGCAAGCGCGTCAACCGCGCCGTCCTCTTCGGCCCCGAAGGCGTGATCGGCGAATACGGCCAGATCCACGCCGATCCCGGCTCGAACGACATGGCGCTGGGTGACGATCTGCCGGTCTTCGACCTCCCGTTCGGCCGCCTCGGCCTGCTGCTGGGCGAGGACCTGCTGTTCCCCGAGGCTGCCCGCGTGCTCGCCCGCAAGGGCACGGACCTCATCGCCTGTCCGACGGCATGGCGCGAGGACTGGCATCACGAACTCATGCTTACCGCGCGTTCGGCGGAGAACCACGTCACCATCGTCAGCGCAGGGCGCTCCGACAGCCTTTGCGCGAAGCCCGGCACCGTCTGCACGACCCCGCCGGAATACCGCTTCCCGCAGACCAAGGAAGTCAACGCGCCGGACCGCCACATGGCGCCCTCGCTCACCGGCGCGTTCACCGTGGAGGTCGACCTCGCCCCCAACCGCGACAAGCGGCTGATGGGCGCGACCGACCTCATCATGGACACGCGCCCGGAACTCTACGGCGCGATCCTGGCGCTGCGCGAAAGCGTCCCGGCGTGA